Within Xiphias gladius isolate SHS-SW01 ecotype Sanya breed wild chromosome 5, ASM1685928v1, whole genome shotgun sequence, the genomic segment atTTATCAGCATAGCGAGTTCGTACTTAGTATATTCCCTGGGTCTTTTCTGTCTGGTAGTGCTAAAATTGTGACAAATGTGCAGGGTGAAGTGTCAGTTATTTCCTGTTTAGTCTGACCAAGTCTCCAAAAGTACtataaatgcagttttgttgtttggaCTCGCTGACCATGGAGGAGACCTGACATTTAGCGGTGACAGCAGAGTGATAGTGGAGCCAGTGGAGTGAGAGGGAATCAAGTCTAATTGAGCATGAACAGGTTTCTTTACACCGACAGTACCAATATGTCTGGACTTCACATACTGCttgtttcatttcctgtcaggAATGAGACTATCCAGAGAGCTGCCTGTTTCAGTAATGTTATTTTGTCTGTTGCTACTGTTACATAAACCAGTGAGCTGCTTTTGACAATTCAAAGTGCATATATCgaaacattaataaacattacCAAAACTATgactttaaatgtttataaactATTTTCAGTCTGCTGTCTCATCACCTCATAAAATGTGAAGTAACAAATCGTGGGCTGATTCCGCCACTACATCACACGGGCGACATTTTCCACATGCACCACCGCGTCGCTTGCCTTTCCTCAATTCCTGATACAAATCCAAGTGAGCTCTTTGAAATGCCAGTCTAACACATGTGGTAAACATCTCCGAGAGGAAAACATCAGAGAGTGGGAGAGCAGCAAACGGTGACCCGAGCCTGAATCAACACGTTCATTTATCCACAGTTTGCCCACAGTCagaggctgagtgtgtgtgtttacactggaGGTAACTGTGTCCTACTGTATACACTCCTTCACTTCCTGACAGGCTATCAAGGAAGTCTTTGAGATGCACAACGAAAAATCAGAGGAGCAAAGATAGTGACATGATCAGGACTATAAACTGTTTGTTAGGGAAGTTTTGGCTGCCAATGCAGCCACGTGGATTAAGCTGACATAAATCTCGGGAGTATCTATACTGGTTATGTTCAGACAGTGTAGGATTAGAATGTATGTAACAGTAGTTATGTTCAATAATAACACAAGCAAAGCTGGAGCATGTCAGTGACTTTTTTCTGTGGTTTAAATAAATTGCAATAAGCAGTGATGTTCTTACCGAAATTGCTGGAGCAGTAATTGCTCTCAATTGTTCCTCGTCTTTTGCATTTCTGCTGGCACAGGGCGACAGAGTACTTCAGagctgggacacacacacacacatgcaccagaAAATTCAATCTCTGTAATTTTGCCTGCCAGTGATGCAAGCATGTAAGTTATGGTTGCATCTGCTTCTACTGTGGTTTATTTACAGAATATTCTCAGTAACACAAGAGTCTCTCCAAATGAATGGCTTTCAGCTTCAGAAACAATGCACAGTGTGTAAAATATCAAGATAATGTGACAAGTGAACATCTGTTTTTAGAGTCAGACATAGTAAAGAGTCCATAAATGAAAGACTCAAGACTTAAAGGAAATACAAGATGACTTTCTAAATATTATTCTTACTGGAGAGGAAAAAGTAAGGGAAGATAAACCAACCAGAAATCATTGTCACAGTATGACATCATAACAGGGAGGCGCCAAAATAACCTGGCTTGACTAAGGGAAAAAACAACGATGTGTGGGAATTTGagtttgagtatgaaaatgagcTGTGATTGCGGCTGCAGACACACGCCCACACTGTATATGGACTTGTTTTATGTAGAGTTtacacaagaaaataaatgtgagcAAAATACACAGTTTTAGCTTATGCTGTGTTTGAACATGTGCTGTTGTTGGCTGCATCTATAATGGGACTTACAGTCTTTGTACAGAGGAGAATGATGCATCACAACTGCATGTTTAATTGTGAAGATCCACTgtttagtttgactttttttgtctgaccactTTTAACGCCTTATGAAGACAGAATATTTGTGCTTGTGTCAGCTACTTATTCAGATGTAGTATAAAGCAGCTCTGATTCAGAATTCATAACCCTAAGCTGTTTTTGAGCTTTAACTGAGTTAATTGCCACCACATTGTACTATTGCTTAGGCAGTACACTTCACTTATTTCTTCTCTTGCCCAGATCTGTTATCGCAGATTCCAGACCCCCCCCTTTCGCATTTAAAGCAAGAGATAAACCCCACATGTTGGCAAGAGAATCCAGCAGTACAAAGCCAGCATAGTATCATAGCTACATCAATAAATACAGATGTTAGAAGTCTTCTAGAGGTTTTTACTGGGTAAAAATTGCTACCTACGTATGGGCCTGGTGGTGACTGGCTGTGTGGTAGTGGTGGGTGGtatggtggtggtggggaatTTCTTTGGTCTGAACTTGTAGTGTCCAATGAAGCCGTCCGCGGTTAGACTGAGATCTGACAGGAACTGGATTAGGAGCTGGTTCCCCTCAGAGAGCACTGgcctgaaaagaaaagcaagacaCCCAGACTGAGGGTAAAGTGGGATTGAGTCATAGGATGGATGTTTGAGCGAAAATAAAATCTTCCGCATGACAGAATCACCTACGCTGGGGGGCTGTCTCCGCAGTATTTGCCAATCCTCTTAGCATCATTGATTTCTGCCCCGTTGAAAATGGAGACGTGGTCATAGCGGCAGTAGTTATCTCTTTCCAcatcaaacttctcaaacttgACTTCAATAATCTGAAGCAAGAGAAAGATCACAAAGAAAATCCTTTTACCACTACCACAAGCTTGTAATATGCCCTATCTGACTAAGGCGTTTGATTAAAGGCTACTCTATCATTTGTGGGATGATGTTGTCCACACCCATTACACACTGAGCTgtgttaaaaagacaaaatagatAACATGCTATACATGTGTAATGCTTTATTTCATAATGCATTAATCATCCACTGACATATACTCTTGCAAAATCCAATACCAGACCTAAAAGTATTCAGTGTTAGCATGGTGCATTCAGGATCTCCTGCAGAGATCTGTATGATTATGGTTGACCTGTTAACCAGTTAACCTGTTCGGGGTGCCAATTTCCCTAGAACTCTGTTCGTTTAATGGCCACTTCCCATTGGAAAATTACGTATCAAACCTAACTTTACCAAGATGTGAAGATAAAATCTTTTTGAACATTCTGACCTGGCTCTTTGGTGCCACTATATGCCAGGAGCAGGTGACACCAGCTGGGTAGTCCTTCTCAGGCCAGTTGGGTGTTTTGAAAGACCCAGAGGGCTTGTCCAATCTGCCTCCACAGTACTGGTCCCCTGTGGAGAATTACTGAGGTTAATCTGGGGTCATCGTCATGACTATGGTTGCACAGTTAATTGGCAAAATATCATTCCTGTTTCTTGAAGGAAATGACTCAGATCTTACTTGCTTTACTGCTAAAGGCAGGAATGGTGTGTAAGTTATATGATCATGTTGTCTACTTTAAAAGGCGCTCTCATTGCCTTCTTTGTTATTATGAGCACTTTAAAAAGCAAGTCACCAATTAGACCTGTGCAGAGTGTGGTTTAAAAAAGACGACATACCTCCAATGCTGTCAAGCATCTGAGAAACACCAGTTCAATAATCACACAAACTGTTTAGACTGTCAAAGAACTTAATCTCTAAGGGCACGTTTTTCTTTGTAACATATGCTTACATTGATTTCCTTGGTTTCCTTTCCAACATGTCTAAAGGAGTACAATTTAGTAGAGTCACAAAAATAGACACTTAACAAATCGAGCACATGttgtactgtacagttttgACAACACTCAGAGACAGCATGGCAACAGTCGATCTTCTACCACCCTTTGTGTAAGAGCCAGGCAGGCTAGTTAATAGACATTGTCCATTGCAGCTGCTCTTTGGGTACAGAGAACCAGCCattaaaattcaacaaaaacaggAGACGAGACCTTGTAAGcctgcagagaggaaacagcTATTTCGACTCAATGTGAAACGTCTGACCTGCGCTTTCTGCTGAACAGctcaaaaaaaatttcagtgaGAAATTCCACATCAGAGTGTTGAGATGTTGATCTCTTTTTGTCCACATGCTGGAACCTTCAACTAATAGCCTTGTTGCAGATAAATTATATCCCCAAAGGTCACTGGCTTTtattgagaaagaaagaaagaaagaaagaaagaaagaaagaaagaaaaactacactccctttttttttttttttttactgagtaTCTTCACACCTCGAAAGTGACCACATATTTATGTAAAACCTGAGCTCCACTTAAGGAGGCAAATTTCTTCATTCTTTGTCTGGGCATTGTGGTACCATGCCATGACCTCAATGGGGCGACTCATGTTAAACAGCCTTAGTAATTTGCTCTATAAAGACTGACCCTCTGCCCAAACAGACACGCTTCCTGGGCCAGTATCAGATTCCTTTATAGAGGGAAGTCATGACTGAGACAAAATCCCACGTGGCTCTGTATTACATGCTTGGTTAGCGGCAAGATATTCTCTACATAGCCTCAACCCTTGCAACCTTGGCACCCCTGAGTAAGACAGCAACATTAAGAGGAAGCATGCCGAGACCATTCTGCCAGCTTACTCTTTCCACGTTTGCCTACCTCTCTCATTTGGGtgggcagcagagaaaacagccAGGAAGCCACTCCCAGCAGTGTTGGCATCAGATACCATCTGCAGGAGCATCTTGTTGCCCGTGGAAACCAGGGCTCCTGGCTTGAACGTCCCACAGAAGCGACCAAGTCTCTGCCCATTGGCGTGCCCGCTGTAAACATCCACATAGTCATAGCGGCACAGGTTGTCGCTCTCCAAGTCAATAAAGCGGAATGACAGGACCACCACCTTGCCCTCAGGGACCTGGGTGGGAATTTACAGAGAGCATTAAGACCAACTTTCACATTATTGATAGTATTGCTGAGTTATAAAATGACACAATAGGTATATACACCTTTTGGCAATATTGGTTATTGTTACTTAAGTAACGTAAAACAATGATTTCCACATGATATTACATTTACTAAACCTGTTACTTGTGCGGACCAGGTTAtgaatgcagctgttttcagctacACCATCAGCTTGACTGTTTCAAAGTACAGTAATATAATGGAGCCTGTCAGCAAAAACTGCCTTAAACTGGCTGTGGCTGTGGTTAAGTATTTTTAGAAGGAAATTAGGAGTTTGGGGTTAGTGAAAGTGCATCATATTGTGCAgctgtttgatgtgtttgtaaTGAACAATTTAGCCATCAAttttatcattgtcattttctAGGCTATGGTAAGAAAGCAGGACATTTGAATATGAAATTGGACTCACTGTGATTCTCCACACACATTTGGTATTTGGAGGGTAAACTCCTGGGTACCCCTGGCTCCCGATTACTCCAGACTCCCCAGTGATGTTTCCGCCGCATGTGAAGGTTGGTCTagaaggaaggggggggggggttaataaAACATCTATAAACATTAACGACAACCTGCGGTTGATTTAATACAGATTAAATTCCTCGCTGAAAGCGCCACATGTCCTGACTGGAAGCAGCCCAAACTGAATATTCCTCTAAATAGACTCCAGCTCCTCCACAGCCTAAATGGGATCTCTGACACCTTGCATACTGATAAAGCTCtcaaattaactgaaaaaaagccATTAAAGAATTAGATATAAATAAAGGTGTACCTCCGCTGAGTCTGCGCACAGACCTCTGTCAAGAACAGTAGACTCCATGCTCCAAAAATACTGCATGTTCTCCACATTGTTGGGTTAACAGAGCGGGCGCTTCGCCTGTGTTCGCCCCGTGGCATGAATGGCATTGTGTTCAGCAGCTCAAACGGTGGGGAAAAGTGCCCTGGAGTTCCTGCAGGGAGTTTCGCTAACTGCGAGCTGAAGCAGATGAATATAGCGTTTGTTCTGCGGGCTTGGAGGGAGGGAGCACAGGCTGCTgctttttccccaaaaaaaaaaaaaaaaaaaaaaaaaaaaaacgattacAGACGCGCCGGGAGGGTGTGGGGTCCAGCATTAGTTTCAAACGGCACCTGGCCCGAAAAACCTTGAAGGAGATGGCATGAATAAACTTGACTCAAGAAGTCATACGCGAACTTTGGCATTCCATTAACACTTGGCAGCAACTCAGTGCCTGCAGCgtacatacatactgtagccTACATACTGACCGAACGTGGATTGATAGAGGACAACAACTGCGGCCTGTTCTCCTGGAAGAATGTCAATCTTACACCAGCTGACACATCATTAAAAGGGCTGTTTGAAATCGCCGTAGGCAAGTGTGTTGAAAGACACGCACAGGTAGCAGAGACCGACAACGACTGGAGAGCGATGGCATTGGCGCGATAGAGAGCGAGAGCGCCACCTGCTGGAACTATGGTCGAAGTAGCTGCTAGTACACGTTTCATTACAGCTCatctttactgtatttttatttaggtATATAAACGAAAGGATTGGATACAGTTTAAGACCTTGTATTAGGCTACCTATGCAGCTATTCGGTTAAATCGGAACTAGGACACTTAAGCCcatgtaacataaaaataaaacaaatgggaaaaagatgttttaattgACAATGTAAACgagattttgttttgtctctcaaAAATTATTGCGATTTTCGAACACGACTCTGGTTGCGTGTTTATTTGCAAAACAAACCTGGTCACCAAAGAGTGGTAGAAAAATAAGATCAGCCATCGCTGATTCCGTGATTGACTGTGTCACCTGGAGTTTCACATTTGCAACTATCTTCTAATCGATGATcgattttattttagtttcacAAAAGATGGCGGACCGAACGCCTGGTGGCTCTCAAAAAGCTAGCGCTAAGGTGAATTTACCGTTTGTACTTACGTTAGTTAAGTCTCATCTTTTATAATGAAAATCTTAATAATAGTATGCTCGAACAACATTGACTAGTTACATGTTTGTAGCCTGCAGGAGACAAGAGTTGCGAGTGTGCGCAACGGTGTTAGCTAACTACCAACGCGCTAAAGCTAACCTTTAGCTCTCCGGCCACACTGGCTAATTtagctaagctaagataacgATTTAGCCACCACAAGCAGGACTAGTCAGGGCAGTTGAACTAGAAAGGGATATTCTTCGCACAGCTAATCGGTTGATATTAATTTAGCTAGTATTGAGAACAAAGTTTAAATGATATATGTTTGAATTTAAAGAACGTAAATTTAATATTTGGGAACTTCGGCCTTCAGTCTTAGCTTCTTTTAGTAGTCATTCGCCGCTTAACGCATTCAGTCGGTGGCGCTGCAGCAGATACCAGCTTGTTAGGCCTCTGGctaattttgttcatttgtagCTACTTCCCGATGTCCACCTGCAACTAAGTagaaaatatgcagaaaatgCAACTTGCAGAATGACCATCAAATGATTGGGCAATGGCGGCAAATTACGAGTTGACCCTATCCAATTTACAGTGTAGTGTTACTTGCGTGGTGTTACCGTAATCAACCCCGGTTAACTTACCTGTCAACATGATCACTGTCACGCTTTATAAAAACATCTGGATAATAGTAACTACTACCACTGGTGCAATAGCCATATTTGTGATGGCCTGGATGTGTTATATGTACCAACCGAGATTTATATTTCTATGATATAGTGAAATACCTGTTGGAAGTCAATTACGCTTTGTTTACATCGGCAGGCGCTGCTTGAGAGCAAACTAAAGTCTTTCAGCATTGGCAAGATGGCAGTAGCAAAGAGGACACTAAGTAAAAAGGAACaagatgaaataaagaaaaaagtaagtaTGGGCTGCCTTTTTGAGAATATTGTCTGTATATTATCTGTTATAATATCTGTGAGATGCCTCTCAGTAATTTgaagaatgtatttatttaatactCGTTTCTATCTTCAGGAGGATGAGCGGGCAGCAGCAGAAATTTATGAGGAGTTTCTTGCTGCTTTtgaaggaggaggggagggcaAAGTCAAGGCCTTTGTCCGTGGTGGCGTTGCAAATGCAACAAAAGGTATAgcatttacattatgtttttccCACATGGATTGCATGATCTGGTAAGGCGAAATGATTATGCAATCAGAGTGAAATTTAGAACAAACATATTCTTTCTGCTTTCAGAAGAAACAGCTGCTGATGACAAGAGAGGAAAGTTGTATAAACCCAAGTCGCGTTTTGAGACCCAAACAAAAAGCTTCTTGCCTTTGGAAACCCCACCTCAGTTTTTAGCGTTAGACAAAAGACATGTAAGTGCTATCACGGTCAACAAGTAGTGTCTCTTATTACTGTCATAGTAAATAATGCTTTGTTTACTCCGTTGATAATATGTCCACATCTGTGTTACAGCCTttgaagaaaggaaatgaaaaagagaaaaagaagagcaacTTGGAGCTCTTCAAAGAAGAACTTAAACAgtaagctttttttcttcttctttttttgttaaactgaatttttacattttaattgttttattgtggCAGAATGTAACAGTTCTCAGGTTTTATAGTGTGGAACgttgcagaaaaaaagtacaaaagttgCAGTCATTTGAACATAGATTGTACTTAATTGTACTATATGCTGTTTCCTGCAGAATACAGGAGGAAAGGGATGAAAGACACAAGATGAAAGGACGTGTTAGTCGTTTCGAACCACTCTCGGGCATGGATGGACGACGCTCAGGTAAGTTTCTTTAAGCTGCATGACTGTTTTCCATGTACTAACTTGGCCTGAAATGGTCCTGTCCTGCACACCTTAATCCACTCCCCTACCCCTTTGTCCACTTTTGCCCTGAAACAAAATTTATActgcttttctgcttcttttagCGGATGGTTCTTCAAGAAGAAACCGTCCGTCCAGTGGTAATTTTGACTTAATATAGTGGTTGTGAATACCTTCATCTTGCTAAGAAAATATGTTGTCCTGTCAGAAAACAATAGGAAattcttctgtcttctctgtctctgcagttttGGATGATTGTGCACCAGGCTCCCATGATGTAGGAGACCCATCCACCACTAACTTGTACCTTGGAAACATCAATCCACAGGTTTGTATCCAAACATATATGGAGTGGAGAAGAGAGATGCCACAGCATTGACTGACAGACCTTTGCTGTGAACAGGAGGATTTGATTTGAGCCTGTTGCTTCGCCTATGGGCTGACTCTAAATTCCAAATAGAAATGTGCTTCTTAtgcctttaatttaaaaatggttaTGTAATGCAGAATTTACCCAGTTTCCATTTATGAAGTGGTTATTTTCTCCGTCTATATCTTGGTTATTTTGTAGATGAATGAGGAGATGCTGTGTCAAGAGTTTGGCCGATATGGCCCACTGGCCAGTGTGAAGATCATGTGGCCGAGAACAGACGAGGAGAGGGCTCGGGAGAGGAACTGTGGCTTTGTGGCTTTCATGAACAGGAGGGATGCTGAGCGAGCACTCAAGAACCTAAATGGTACAAAGCTATGTTTCTTTATATGATATAAATAGATGACATACCTGTGGTCTTTCCAGAtcttgtaatatattttttaatggcCATTACAGGAAAGATGATAATGAACTTTGAGATGAAATTAGGATGGGGCAAAGGTGTGCCCATTCCACCCCACCCCATCTACATCCCTCCTTCCATGATGGAGCACACACTTCCACCACCTCCCTCTGGCCTTCCCTTCAACGCACAGCCCCGGGAGAGGCTAAAGAACCCCAAtgctcctctgcttcctccaccTAAAAACAAGGATGAGTTTGAGAAGGTAATTCAACATGTCAGCCCAGGGTTTTCTCATGGGTTATGGCAGTGTTTTGTTAATTCTGCTGGTAAGATGCTAGCCTTTATAATGAGCAGCCAGTACAGGTATTAATCCTAGTCTCTGTAAGTAATAGATTTGTCTTGTTCACTGAATTAAATTAGTTGCAATATATATCAAAGTGTCCGTATAATTAAATGTTAGTTTGTGGAAAATGCTCAGTGTTAGAGAGGTGTTTATGGTTAATGGGGTGTCAGAGCTGTTTGGCCTTTAGTAAAACTGACAGCAGTAAAGGAAAGTTGATGTCTTTTTGcacttttaaatgcattttttatatttttcacctGTTGCCTTTTTAACAATACTCACATTCTATGTTTATTATCTGATGTGACTTCATATACAGACTCTGTCGCAAGCCATAGTCAAAGTGGTTATCCCAACAGAAAggtacatgtttttctttttttaaattggtgtACAAACTTAGAAAAAAACATCCCATAATGAAGCTAAAAGTTTGATCAGTTGATCACTGCATGCTACAGGGGGCTGGTCAGTGTGGGTGAGCAATGGTTGAGACAATTGTACAATGTCTTCATATTAGTACATAGAATACAGACTGACAAGTTTGTTGTATACCTTGCTCTTTCACATCCCACCATCattcatatttcctttttaaatatctaGTGACACGTCATTATAGAGCTTATGTAAAGTGCTGTTTAGAGAAAGATCATGACTTAAGTCCATCACAGTTCCATTCCATACATCGACATTTAATTGTATTGCTCAACTTCAGTGACATGATACTCTGCCACATATATAGCCTGTTGATTCTAGATCTGTAGTTGTGAAAACCTGCTCTCTGACCATTGCTCACTCAGACCGTCTACCCCCTTGGCCTCTGTCACCCTATCGGGAGCTCAGTAATTCTGGCCCCTGCTAACAAATCCAAACCTGCCAGCATTAGTCTATATATGAcctttgacattggccttggtgaGCAGCACAAGTTGAACTGTCTGCAGCAGCGAGGGACCTGAAAAGCATCATGGGATGGATTGGGAAAGTATACTGAATTTTACCCCGCCATTGGTACGATCAGCTCCAATACAAGTAAATGTGATCTGTGTTGTCAAATGAAAGACATCCTTTGTCTTGTTGGCCACTTTAGGCTAATTGTATGCATTCTGCACCATGTATCTCTCCAAAATTGTCGCAAAAAACCTTAGTGATCCCATTTGCACTGTATTCAGTCATTACCAACTGCACCAGTAGATAACCTGTTAAGCCTATTTAGGCCAACAGTCCTATACTGCTTTGGTTCTTTCTCACTTCACATTAGTTAGGAGATGAGTGGGAATTGAAAGACACTgcattgacaaaaatgtttcagaTAATACAGTGTCTTGTCAATGTCTCGCTCCTACTTTCCCAACTTCTTCAGCTTCATTAGTTCCCCATTTTGTGAAATTTGAATCTAGGAAGTTTTCAAAGAAAGGGTTAGGGCAGTGCAATGTAATCAAAACCTGTTGCACTGTAGCCTTAAAGAACATAGGCATGAACTTGATCATAAACTTTGTAACAATTTatacacagtttaaaaaaattcagctgTTACCTAATTTGATcgttaattatttattaatatgaaTGTTTTACTGTCATCAGTTGTGATTTTATACGATTTGGCAGCATTTATTCATTGATGATCTACATAGGCCCAGAGGCATTGTCACAGTTGCACTTAATTTATGCCTGGTCAAGTGACACTCTGACATTGACAGTTTTCTGTTAAGAAATGTCTTATTTCGTCCTTCATTTAAATCTTAGCAATCTTAAATCATTAACAAATATATAGTGTGTATCTTTGGCTGAGTCATTTAGGCGATGTCTTTTGCCAGGTATACTATTCAATTATAGCCCACTGTGCTTGGCAATAGCAGCTATACTCTGCAGTACTTCTTTGTGAAACCTGCATTATGTCTTTGGTAAGGCTGTTTTGAGTGTCAAACCACCAAgcataaattaatatttcataggAAGGCTTTTTATAGCACTCAAAAGTCAGGCCAGTCTGAATCCGTTTGctttaactgtgtttttcttgtagGAATTTGCTCTCTCTCATCCACCGAATGATCGAGTTTGTGGTGCGTGAAGGCCCAATGTTTGAAGCCATGATCATGAACAGAGAAATCAACAATCCTATGTACAGGTAAGGGCAACTGCACATTAGGAATGTATTCATTGTAATCATTCTGGTAGTTAAAAGGCTGTTGCTGagtaatgatgtttttttttcgttctttttcttccaggtTTCTATTTGAGAACCAGAGCCCAGCACATGTATACTACCGGTGGAAGCTGTACTCCATACTACAGGTTTGATTTCTATGTTTAAAGATTGCTTGAGTTCAGCACAAAAATGTCTGTGGCATCCAGCCcacatggaagaaaaacacaatgttcTGGAGTCACAGtccagcagttttttttgttttgttttagttttatatttacagtaaattatcACTTTGTCAGGGTGAAGCACCAGCCAAATGGCGAACAGAGGACTTTAggatgtttaaaaatggctctTTGTGGCGTCCGCCTCCTCTTAATCCCTACCTTCATGGTCCttatgatgatggtgatgaagaagacgaagaggaggaagccAGCAAGAAAGGCTGTTTGAAAGAAGAGTAATACTTACTTATTCATGAATTTCAGCATAAATTGTTATAAGTATAGTCATAAAGtgcataataataattcatataACTGTTGTATTAAAATGCCCCGATGTTAATATAACTGTAATTAGAATTCTTTTTAATTGTCCTCCATCCCTGTAGAGAGCGGGACAAACTAGAGGAGATGCTGCGTGGTTTGACCCCCAGGAGGGGAGACATCGCAGAAGCCATGCTGTTTTGTCTCAGCCACGCCGAAGCAGCTGAAGAGATTGTGGAATGTATCACAGagtctctctccatcctcaAGACCCCTCTTCCCAAGAAGGCAAGTCATAACGCAGAGCCTTTGCTACAAAAAAGGCCTGTAATTTCAATGAATGTCAAACTTTGCCATAGACAGTTACCTAAAAACATGCTGGTATAAaagtcatttacatttttctctttgacaTTTCAGATTGCAAGGTTATATCTTGTTTCTGATGTGCTGTATAACTCTTCTGCCAAAGTAGCCAATGCATCTTACTACAGAAAATAGTAAGTTGTTTAATTTATATACTTTGACTCTAATACACAGTGCTTTCAACTTAACATTAGGATACCTTAGTTACTAATGTTtctaatttaaataattactCTTTCCCTGTTCTCACCAGTTTTGAGACGAAGCTCTGCCAGATTTTCTCAGACCTCAATGCAACATATAAAACAATACAGGGGCACCTTCAGTGTGAGAACTTTAAGGTAC encodes:
- the LOC120789630 gene encoding U2 snRNP-associated SURP motif-containing protein isoform X3; translated protein: MIDFILVSQKMADRTPGGSQKASAKALLESKLKSFSIGKMAVAKRTLSKKEQDEIKKKEDERAAAEIYEEFLAAFEGGGEGKVKAFVRGGVANATKEETAADDKRGKLYKPKSRFETQTKSFLPLETPPQFLALDKRHPLKKGNEKEKKKSNLELFKEELKQIQEERDERHKMKGRVSRFEPLSGMDGRRSVLDDCAPGSHDVGDPSTTNLYLGNINPQMNEEMLCQEFGRYGPLASVKIMWPRTDEERARERNCGFVAFMNRRDAERALKNLNGKMIMNFEMKLGWGKGVPIPPHPIYIPPSMMEHTLPPPPSGLPFNAQPRERLKNPNAPLLPPPKNKDEFEKTLSQAIVKVVIPTERNLLSLIHRMIEFVVREGPMFEAMIMNREINNPMYRFLFENQSPAHVYYRWKLYSILQGEAPAKWRTEDFRMFKNGSLWRPPPLNPYLHGPYDDGDEEDEEEEASKKGCLKEEERDKLEEMLRGLTPRRGDIAEAMLFCLSHAEAAEEIVECITESLSILKTPLPKKIARLYLVSDVLYNSSAKVANASYYRKYFETKLCQIFSDLNATYKTIQGHLQCENFKQRVMSCFRAWEDWAVYPDPFLIKLQNIFLGLVNLSAEKEPAGQIVEAEPAEDIDGAPIGEYVDGTSLEDVDGVPIEPGPIDGAPIDGAPLDDLDGVPIKPMEEDIDGIPLDQSKEATFKVAPSKWEAVDESELQAQAVTTSKWEIFEQPEETKKDEDSDDDDRSPHSEDNQTYSNPIRDDSDIKAKMSEINEEKRTKLREIEVKVMKFQDELESGKRPKKPGQSIQEQVEHYRDKLLQKEKEKEKLEREKEREKKEKEKAEARLKDLKKEKEKEDTPTRKEKYLSPPVARKRRHSGSPSPTRSSSRRGRSSSPRSERSERSERSDRSYSKDTSSRSSHKDSPRSSNKKSSKRSPSSPRTPKRSRRSRSRTPKKSAKKSRSKSRSPHRSHKKSKKSKH